A stretch of Mesoplodon densirostris isolate mMesDen1 chromosome 7, mMesDen1 primary haplotype, whole genome shotgun sequence DNA encodes these proteins:
- the XRRA1 gene encoding X-ray radiation resistance-associated protein 1 isoform X5, translated as MDSPPCHPIWLSQSKVVFSSYPGFSASETTKVCALPPIFEILPVKSLKARNQTLALPFPELRYLSLAYNKIAKEDAILPVALFPSLCELIFHNNPLVAHTRGVPPLLKSFLQERLGIHLIRRKMVKAKHHILMPRKDSRKVKTQVPKVPKQPLILHHPPMTTIKSSSKEMLETEAELTKELPATKTIAVEREMPIEGPEGLPLSQQAFVPLPPICSDSTVRGEDTPRRSDAAGRLSPGHPSDEDTQSTESIFLTQVSGLSSSTFQRDDTEIKEKDQRPPPAAPREVKRTQKKLPSGSFSRKYHGSVELLTAKPDPAFNEPKGIQKNTQALQHMLKHPLVYCSCKPRLDTLQKHYVPKEKRTQRIPIPPPRKTRAQLLDDILICMRDPRNITEAPLGAVLCQQTEQRLVNQKQYLEAKRLLKEFRAQYRRLVRCSLRSVFGATAPPHVPPALSEGQPKKFSRFLELGRFLEFMDEFCQEPTASDSKG; from the exons aggttgtgttttcatcttaTCCTGGATTTTCAGCCTCAGAG aCAACCAAGGTATGTGCACTTCCTCCCATATTCGAGATTCTTCCCGTGAAGTCACTGAAGGCGAGGAACCAGACGCTGGCCCTGCCCTTCCCAGAGCTGAGGTACCTTAGCCTGGCCTACAACAAG ATTGCAAAGGAAGATGCCATTCTGCCGGTAGCTCTCTTCCCATCTCTCTGCGAGCTCATCTTTCATAACAACCCTCTAGTGGCCCATACACGAG GGGTCCCTCCACTGCTAAAAAGCTTCCTCCAGGAGCGGCTGGGAATCCACTTAATTCGAAGGAAGATGGTAAAGGCTAAGCATCACATTTTGATGCCTCGGAAGGACTCTCGGAAG GTGAAAACCCAAGTCCCAAAGGTGCCAAAGCAGCCTCTGATTCTCCATCACCCACCCATGACCACAATCAAGTCTTCCTCAAAGGAGATGCTGGAAACAGAGGCAGAGTTGACTAAAGAGCTGCCCGCCACCAAGACCATTGCTGTGGAGCGAGAGATGCCCATCGAGGGCCCTGAGGGCCTTCCCCTCTCCCAGCAGGCCTTCGTGCCCCTGCCTCCCATCTGCTCTGACTCCACTGTGCGTGGTGAGGACACACCCCGCCGGAGCGACGCTGCTGGCCGCCTCAGCCCAGGCCACCCGTCAGATGAGGACACCCAGAGCACAGAGTCCATCTTCTTGACCCAG GTCAGTGGGCTATCTTCCTCCACCTTCCAGAGGGATGATACAGAGATAAAGGAGAAAGACCAAAGACCACCACCCGCAGCACCCAGAGAGGTGAAGAGGACTCAGAAGAAGCTCCCATCTGGCTCCTTCTCCAGGAAGTACCATGGCTCTGTGGAGCTGCTGACAGCCAAGCCTGATCCAGCCTTCAATGAGCCGAAAG GAATCCAGAAGAATACACAGGCCTTGCAGCACATGTTGAAACATCCGCTCGTGTACTGCTCCTGCAAGCCCAGGCTGGACACTCTTCAGAAACACTATGTTCCCAAGGAGAAACGG ACCCAGAGGATCCCTATTCCACCCCCCCGGAAGACTCGAGCCCAGCTGCTGGATGACATCCTCATTTGCATGCGGGACCCCCGGAACATTACTGAGGCACCACTAG GAGCTGTCCTGTGCCAGCAGACAGAGCAGCGGCTGGTGAACCAGAAGCAGTACCTGGAGGCCAAAAGGCTGCTGAAGGAGTTTCGTGCACAGTACCGGCGGCTGGTGCGCTGCTCACTGCGGTCAGTGTTCGGGGCCACAGCACCACCCCACGTCCCGCCGGCATTGAGCGAGGGCCAGCCTAAGAAGTTCAGCCGCTTCCTCGAGTTAGGCCGCTTCCTCGAGTTCATGGATGAGTTCTGCCAGGAGCCCACGGCCAGTGACTCGAAAGGCTAG
- the XRRA1 gene encoding X-ray radiation resistance-associated protein 1 isoform X6, which produces MLTRQIAKEDAILPVALFPSLCELIFHNNPLVAHTRGVPPLLKSFLQERLGIHLIRRKMVKAKHHILMPRKDSRKVKTQVPKVPKQPLILHHPPMTTIKSSSKEMLETEAELTKELPATKTIAVEREMPIEGPEGLPLSQQAFVPLPPICSDSTVRGEDTPRRSDAAGRLSPGHPSDEDTQSTESIFLTQVSGLSSSTFQRDDTEIKEKDQRPPPAAPREVKRTQKKLPSGSFSRKYHGSVELLTAKPDPAFNEPKGIQKNTQALQHMLKHPLVYCSCKPRLDTLQKHYVPKEKRTQRIPIPPPRKTRAQLLDDILICMRDPRNITEAPLGAVLCQQTEQRLVNQKQYLEAKRLLKEFRAQYRRLVRCSLRSVFGATAPPHVPPALSEGQPKKFSRFLELGRFLEFMDEFCQEPTASDSKG; this is translated from the exons ATTGCAAAGGAAGATGCCATTCTGCCGGTAGCTCTCTTCCCATCTCTCTGCGAGCTCATCTTTCATAACAACCCTCTAGTGGCCCATACACGAG GGGTCCCTCCACTGCTAAAAAGCTTCCTCCAGGAGCGGCTGGGAATCCACTTAATTCGAAGGAAGATGGTAAAGGCTAAGCATCACATTTTGATGCCTCGGAAGGACTCTCGGAAG GTGAAAACCCAAGTCCCAAAGGTGCCAAAGCAGCCTCTGATTCTCCATCACCCACCCATGACCACAATCAAGTCTTCCTCAAAGGAGATGCTGGAAACAGAGGCAGAGTTGACTAAAGAGCTGCCCGCCACCAAGACCATTGCTGTGGAGCGAGAGATGCCCATCGAGGGCCCTGAGGGCCTTCCCCTCTCCCAGCAGGCCTTCGTGCCCCTGCCTCCCATCTGCTCTGACTCCACTGTGCGTGGTGAGGACACACCCCGCCGGAGCGACGCTGCTGGCCGCCTCAGCCCAGGCCACCCGTCAGATGAGGACACCCAGAGCACAGAGTCCATCTTCTTGACCCAG GTCAGTGGGCTATCTTCCTCCACCTTCCAGAGGGATGATACAGAGATAAAGGAGAAAGACCAAAGACCACCACCCGCAGCACCCAGAGAGGTGAAGAGGACTCAGAAGAAGCTCCCATCTGGCTCCTTCTCCAGGAAGTACCATGGCTCTGTGGAGCTGCTGACAGCCAAGCCTGATCCAGCCTTCAATGAGCCGAAAG GAATCCAGAAGAATACACAGGCCTTGCAGCACATGTTGAAACATCCGCTCGTGTACTGCTCCTGCAAGCCCAGGCTGGACACTCTTCAGAAACACTATGTTCCCAAGGAGAAACGG ACCCAGAGGATCCCTATTCCACCCCCCCGGAAGACTCGAGCCCAGCTGCTGGATGACATCCTCATTTGCATGCGGGACCCCCGGAACATTACTGAGGCACCACTAG GAGCTGTCCTGTGCCAGCAGACAGAGCAGCGGCTGGTGAACCAGAAGCAGTACCTGGAGGCCAAAAGGCTGCTGAAGGAGTTTCGTGCACAGTACCGGCGGCTGGTGCGCTGCTCACTGCGGTCAGTGTTCGGGGCCACAGCACCACCCCACGTCCCGCCGGCATTGAGCGAGGGCCAGCCTAAGAAGTTCAGCCGCTTCCTCGAGTTAGGCCGCTTCCTCGAGTTCATGGATGAGTTCTGCCAGGAGCCCACGGCCAGTGACTCGAAAGGCTAG